Below is a window of Acidimicrobiales bacterium DNA.
GCCCGCTTCGGCGATCACTTCCCGGCAGGCCTTGTCCACGTCCGAGCACTTCACGCCGGGCCCCACGGCCACCACGCCGGCAGCCTGGCTCGCCATGACAACTTCGACCGCTCTGCGTAGATCGGGATGCCCGATGCCGCCCGTCCAAACGGTTCGGGTCATGTCCGAGCAGTAGCCATCTACCAGGGCGCCGAAGTCGAGGACGATCGGGTAGCCCTTCTCGATCCTGTCAAGGCCTGGGCGGTGGTGGGGCATGGCGGCGTTCGGACCTGCTGCGACGATCGTCTCGAACGAGGGCCCGGTCGCACCGAGCTCTCGCATCTCGAAGTCGAGTATCCGGGCGAACTCCGCTTCGGTTGGGTTCTCTGACAGGCGCGGCCGGATTAGCGACAGTGCTTGGTCCGCGATCCGGCACGCTTCTGCGATCCTGGCGATCTCGCCTTCGTCCTTGATTCGGCGGAGATCCTCGACCAGTCCGATAGTCGGCAGCAGTTCCGCGGACGGGAACCAATCGCTATCCAACGCGCGCTGCCGGGCCCAGCTGATGTGGGCCGCTTCGAGTCCAAGACTGCCAAGTCCCTGGGCAAGTTCCTGGGCGGCCTCCTTCTGCTTCGCGGCACCGGCTACCACGACTCTCGCCGCCACGCCAGCCTTTGCGAGCTGCTCATGGGCTTGAGTGTCGTACCGCCCGTCGGTGACCAGCACAGTTTCGTCTGGAAGCACGAAGAGCATCCCAGCCGACCCGGTAAATCCGGTGAGGTAGCGAACATTGGTAAGGCTGGTGATGAGCAGCGCCTCCGGGGGGGCAACCACGGGACTGTCCCCCCCGACATGGCTCGCCATCGCCTGCCGGAGACGATCGAGTCGGCCTGCCTGGTCCATCGGCGCAAGCATCAGGACGACTCGTTCTTGAGACGCTCCGCGACGGCTTCTATAGCCAACCGGTATCCTTCGCCGCCGAACCCGGCTATCACCCCCGTTGCGACCGGCGCGACCACAGACGTCGAGCGCCACGACTCCCGTGCCGCCGGGTTCGAAAGGTGGAGCTCAACAACAGTTCCTTCGAAGGCCGCGAGCGCATCGTGAAGTGACCAGGCGTAATGGGTGAATGCGCCTGCGTTGATGACTATCGCCGCCGCCTTTCCCCGGGCGGCGTGAATGAGATCGACCAGTTCTCCCTCGTGGTTGGACTGGTGATGTTCAACTGCGAGCCCGAGTCGGGCGGCGGTCGCTTCCGCTAGTCGGACGTGATCGGCCAAGGTGGCGGTCCCGTAGACGTCGGGCTCGCGTTCACCCAACAGGTTCAGATTGGGCCCAGAGAGAAGAAGGACAACCGAACGCTGGTCACCGGCCGAGGTCAACTGGCGATCTCCTCCAGAGCAGCTCTGACATCTGGCTCTGGAACATTACGCACGACCTGAAGCCCATCGGGTCCGTCGAGAACAAAGGTAAGCCCGCTAGAAGTGACCTTCTTATCCTTCCCCATGATCGCCACCAATGCATTTGGGTCGGAGTCCGGAGGAAGCCTCGATGGCAGGTCATAGTCGCATATGAGTTTCTCGTGCTCCGCGACCCGGGCGTCGTCGATACGACCGAGCCTCCGGGCGAGGTGGGCGGCGTAAACGAGTCCAATTGCCACCGCCTCACCGTGGCGAAGGTTATAAACGCCGGCGGTTTCGATGGCGTGAGC
It encodes the following:
- a CDS encoding aminopeptidase P family protein, which translates into the protein MDQAGRLDRLRQAMASHVGGDSPVVAPPEALLITSLTNVRYLTGFTGSAGMLFVLPDETVLVTDGRYDTQAHEQLAKAGVAARVVVAGAAKQKEAAQELAQGLGSLGLEAAHISWARQRALDSDWFPSAELLPTIGLVEDLRRIKDEGEIARIAEACRIADQALSLIRPRLSENPTEAEFARILDFEMRELGATGPSFETIVAAGPNAAMPHHRPGLDRIEKGYPIVLDFGALVDGYCSDMTRTVWTGGIGHPDLRRAVEVVMASQAAGVVAVGPGVKCSDVDKACREVIAEAGWADAFVHGTGHGVGLDIHEAPSVAATSTDTLEAGHVVTVEPGVYLPGLGGVRIEDTVVVTEDGCRPLTSTPKDLP
- a CDS encoding type II 3-dehydroquinate dehydratase produces the protein MTSAGDQRSVVLLLSGPNLNLLGEREPDVYGTATLADHVRLAEATAARLGLAVEHHQSNHEGELVDLIHAARGKAAAIVINAGAFTHYAWSLHDALAAFEGTVVELHLSNPAARESWRSTSVVAPVATGVIAGFGGEGYRLAIEAVAERLKNESS